Proteins from a genomic interval of Kitasatospora kifunensis:
- a CDS encoding YhgE/Pip domain-containing protein — MTTPHRPAPAQVRAWQVLRNPKAWYFPAGIVALLALLLSLLYLGGVADPSGDLHRLPIGLVNADRGTTVAGRQENLGAQLVAGISNAPDPKEQVSWRLLDRAGAQDGLTSGKLDGVLEVPDGFTAAVAALGSTSARPPARPTVNVLTNPGVGSLASSLASSITQAAARQASLQLGGSLTAAAASSPHGGAPSNATRLLLADPITVSVQVGHPIGSHSGLGLTAFYYTLLLVLSGFLGANIISNGVDVGLGYADSELGPWHTRRPVVPINRTQTLLAKWGMSVVLAAVTSSLVMVGGIVIIGIDASHLPLLWVFSFCASAAVGLGVQAINAAFGGIGQLVSMFVFVAVALPSSGATIPLQALPSFYRWLATFEPMRQLSDGTRAILYFDARADAGLVRAWIAIAVAVVLALAFGLAITRYYDRKGLHRMVPKIA; from the coding sequence ATGACAACTCCGCACCGCCCCGCGCCGGCGCAGGTGCGCGCCTGGCAGGTGCTGCGCAATCCGAAGGCCTGGTACTTCCCCGCCGGCATCGTCGCCCTGCTGGCGCTGCTGCTGTCGCTGCTCTACCTGGGCGGCGTGGCGGACCCGAGCGGGGACCTGCACCGACTGCCGATCGGGCTGGTCAACGCCGACCGCGGCACCACCGTGGCCGGGCGCCAGGAGAACCTCGGCGCCCAGCTCGTCGCCGGGATCAGCAACGCCCCCGACCCCAAGGAGCAGGTCTCCTGGCGGCTGCTGGACCGGGCGGGTGCCCAGGACGGCCTGACCTCGGGGAAGCTGGACGGCGTGCTCGAGGTCCCCGACGGCTTCACCGCCGCGGTCGCCGCGCTCGGCAGCACCAGCGCACGGCCCCCCGCACGCCCCACCGTCAACGTGCTGACCAACCCCGGGGTGGGCAGCCTGGCCTCCTCGCTGGCCAGCTCGATCACCCAGGCGGCCGCCCGCCAGGCCTCGCTGCAGCTCGGCGGCTCGCTGACGGCGGCTGCCGCCTCGTCCCCTCACGGCGGCGCGCCGAGCAACGCGACGCGCCTGCTGCTCGCCGACCCGATCACCGTCTCGGTCCAGGTCGGCCACCCGATCGGTTCGCACAGCGGCCTGGGGCTGACCGCCTTCTACTACACCCTGCTGCTGGTCCTCAGCGGCTTCTTGGGTGCCAACATCATCAGCAACGGCGTCGACGTGGGCCTCGGCTACGCCGACAGCGAGCTCGGCCCCTGGCACACCCGCCGCCCCGTGGTGCCGATCAACCGCACCCAGACGCTGCTCGCCAAGTGGGGCATGTCGGTGGTGCTGGCCGCGGTGACCTCCTCGCTGGTGATGGTCGGCGGCATCGTGATCATCGGCATCGACGCCTCGCACCTGCCGCTGCTGTGGGTCTTCTCGTTCTGCGCGAGCGCGGCGGTGGGCTTGGGCGTGCAGGCCATCAACGCCGCGTTCGGCGGTATCGGACAGCTCGTCAGCATGTTCGTCTTCGTCGCCGTCGCCCTGCCCTCCTCCGGTGCGACGATCCCACTGCAGGCGCTGCCCTCCTTCTACCGCTGGCTGGCCACCTTCGAGCCGATGCGCCAACTCAGCGACGGCACCCGCGCGATCCTCTACTTCGATGCCCGCGCCGACGCCGGACTCGTCCGCGCCTGGATCGCCATCGCCGTCGCCGTGGTCCTGGCCCTGGCCTTCGGCCTGGCCATCACCCGCTACTACGACCGCAAGGGCCTGCACCGGATGGTCCCCAAGATCGCCTGA
- a CDS encoding zinc ribbon domain-containing protein: MVVPGSAHPLRHDAGGAVVGGGLAVHHCRRPLGRYRHGAPTGRPEGGGRALGLEARSAGILFVVGGLLAKSVHDAGWSTFRRMLEEKAARYGRYVGIVHRAFPSSQLCSACGHRDGSKPLAVRAWTCGACGVLHDRDLNAARNILAAGRADRLNAPGGPVRPGVAIPRQARPVERGTHRNAADAGRKPRADGAAGIPVP, encoded by the coding sequence CCGGGATCTGCTCATCCGCTTCGGCACGACGCTGGTGGCGCAGTGGTGGGTGGAGGACTGGCGGTGCATCACTGCCGCCGGCCTCTCGGCCGGTATCGACATGGCGCTCCAACTGGTCGCCCGGAGGGTGGGGGAAGGGCGCTTGGTTTGGAGGCGCGGAGTGCCGGGATTCTCTTTGTTGTCGGTGGCCTCCTGGCCAAGTCGGTGCACGACGCCGGATGGTCCACCTTCCGGCGCATGCTGGAGGAGAAGGCCGCCCGCTACGGGAGGTACGTCGGGATCGTGCACCGTGCGTTCCCCTCCTCCCAGCTCTGCTCCGCGTGCGGGCACCGCGACGGCTCCAAGCCCCTCGCGGTCCGCGCCTGGACCTGTGGTGCGTGCGGGGTGCTGCATGACCGTGACCTCAACGCCGCTCGAAACATCCTGGCCGCCGGGCGGGCGGACAGGCTAAACGCCCCTGGAGGGCCGGTGAGACCCGGTGTGGCAATCCCACGCCAGGCACGGCCCGTTGAACGGGGAACCCACCGGAACGCCGCCGATGCAGGGCGCAAGCCCCGTGCCGACGGCGCGGCCGGAATCCCCGTGCCTTAG